In Arthrobacter sp. CDRTa11, one DNA window encodes the following:
- a CDS encoding TetR/AcrR family transcriptional regulator: MVPEARADRSPGVEPSAPVRSAGQRSARLPRDERRAQLLTAAQEVFVANGYHGAAMDEIAETAHVSKPVLYQHFPSKRELYLALLDSHLSALTDLMLGALNSTTDNDERVQAVMRAYYRFIASDDQAHRLVFESDLINDPDVSSRLETFNKTFADAVARVIAEDTKLPHLEAQLLGRGLAGMAQVSARYWLETNGNLDLDVASDLIYRLAWRGISRFPKET; the protein is encoded by the coding sequence GTGGTCCCTGAAGCACGGGCTGACCGATCGCCCGGCGTCGAACCGTCCGCCCCGGTGCGCAGCGCCGGTCAGCGGTCCGCCAGGCTTCCCCGTGATGAGCGCCGCGCGCAGCTCCTGACAGCCGCCCAGGAAGTCTTTGTGGCCAATGGCTACCACGGCGCGGCGATGGACGAGATAGCCGAGACGGCGCACGTCAGCAAACCGGTGCTTTATCAGCATTTTCCGTCGAAACGGGAACTGTACCTGGCGCTCCTGGACAGTCACTTATCGGCCCTGACCGACCTCATGCTGGGAGCCCTCAACTCCACCACGGACAACGATGAACGCGTGCAGGCCGTGATGCGGGCCTACTACCGCTTCATCGCCAGCGATGACCAGGCCCACCGCCTGGTCTTTGAATCGGACCTCATCAACGACCCCGATGTCAGCTCCAGGCTGGAGACTTTCAACAAGACGTTCGCGGATGCCGTGGCCCGGGTCATCGCCGAAGACACCAAACTGCCTCATCTGGAAGCGCAGCTGCTGGGCCGCGGCCTGGCCGGCATGGCGCAGGTGAGTGCCCGTTACTGGCTGGAAACGAACGGAAACCTTGACCTCGACGTCGCCAGTGACCTGATCTACCGTTTAGCTTGGCGCGGAATCTCTCGCTTCCCCAAGGAAACCTAG
- the thiO gene encoding glycine oxidase ThiO: MIPPSRTARGPAPAAPPAVLRADVAVIGGGVIGHGIAWEARRSGRSVVVIDDAPGSGASWAAAGMLAPVSELHYQEEDLLELMLESSALWPAFAADLARLAALDPGYMPTPTIAVGADAADRRALMDLRTVQQASGLHVEPLTVREARTREAFLSPAISCALDIPADHQVDPRKLLACLRLVLAAHRPGSGTAVEGAGEGFAVAQKATSLLWKDGNVSGVLLADGGTVLAGETVVANGLQAGSLSNLPQGLRLPLRPVYGDILRLAVPPHVRPLVTSTIRGLVRGVPVYIVPRQDGTVVIGATQREDSLSDAGDGAVSAGGVYQLLRDAQVLVPAVAELELVEMTARARPATPDNAPLLGRVNVPGRPEHIGGLIIATGFFRHGVLLAPAAAVICRDLMDGTSDPRWLPFSPARFSAPVSVAAQVHANDAIGPEAAIDQEKESV; encoded by the coding sequence ATGATCCCCCCATCCCGAACTGCCCGGGGTCCTGCACCCGCTGCACCGCCTGCTGTGCTGCGTGCAGATGTTGCAGTGATCGGTGGCGGAGTCATAGGCCACGGCATCGCGTGGGAAGCGAGGCGCTCCGGCCGGTCCGTGGTGGTCATCGACGACGCCCCCGGATCGGGGGCCAGCTGGGCGGCTGCCGGCATGCTGGCGCCGGTGAGCGAACTGCATTACCAGGAGGAGGACCTCCTGGAGCTGATGCTTGAATCGTCAGCCCTGTGGCCCGCCTTTGCGGCGGATCTCGCCCGGTTGGCGGCCCTGGACCCGGGCTATATGCCGACGCCGACCATCGCCGTCGGCGCGGATGCGGCGGACCGCCGGGCACTGATGGACCTCCGAACGGTCCAGCAGGCCAGCGGACTGCACGTGGAACCCCTCACCGTCCGGGAGGCGAGGACCCGGGAGGCCTTCCTCAGCCCGGCCATTTCCTGCGCACTGGACATCCCCGCCGACCACCAGGTTGATCCACGGAAGCTCCTGGCGTGCCTGCGGCTAGTCCTGGCTGCACACCGGCCAGGTTCCGGAACCGCCGTCGAAGGGGCGGGCGAAGGGTTCGCGGTTGCCCAAAAGGCCACATCGCTCCTCTGGAAGGACGGGAACGTCAGCGGAGTGCTGCTGGCGGATGGCGGCACGGTGCTGGCCGGCGAAACCGTAGTGGCGAACGGGCTGCAGGCTGGATCCCTGTCAAACCTGCCCCAGGGCCTGCGCCTGCCCCTCCGGCCGGTGTATGGCGACATCCTCAGGCTTGCCGTCCCCCCACATGTCCGGCCGCTGGTGACGTCCACCATCCGCGGGCTGGTCCGGGGCGTGCCCGTGTACATCGTCCCGCGGCAGGATGGCACAGTGGTGATCGGGGCAACCCAGCGCGAGGATTCCCTGTCCGATGCCGGCGATGGCGCTGTCTCCGCCGGCGGCGTCTACCAGTTGCTGCGTGACGCCCAGGTCCTGGTGCCGGCGGTGGCCGAGCTGGAACTTGTGGAAATGACAGCCAGGGCCCGCCCCGCGACACCGGACAATGCTCCGCTGCTGGGCCGGGTCAACGTACCGGGACGCCCAGAACACATCGGTGGGCTGATCATCGCCACCGGTTTCTTCCGGCATGGAGTACTCCTAGCCCCCGCCGCTGCCGTGATCTGCCGGGACCTGATGGACGGCACATCGGATCCGCGCTGGCTGCCCTTCAGCCCGGCCAGGTTTTCCGCGCCCGTTTCCGTTGCCGCGCAGGTTCACGCGAATGACGCGATCGGCCCAGAAGCTGCCATCGACCAAGAAAAGGAATCAGTATGA
- a CDS encoding DUF3107 domain-containing protein codes for MEIKIGVQNIGREIVLESAQDADAVAKVVEEAISKGSELRLKDDKGRVIIVPGNALGYVEIGAEESRRVGFGQF; via the coding sequence TTGGAAATTAAGATCGGCGTACAGAACATTGGCCGCGAAATTGTGCTTGAGTCAGCCCAGGATGCTGATGCTGTGGCCAAGGTCGTCGAAGAAGCCATCAGCAAGGGCAGCGAGCTTCGCCTCAAGGATGACAAGGGCCGCGTCATCATCGTCCCCGGCAATGCCCTCGGGTATGTGGAGATCGGCGCTGAAGAGTCCCGCCGGGTGGGATTCGGCCAGTTCTAG
- a CDS encoding RNB domain-containing ribonuclease, with product MSHHRLAPNVHELTNALAEALSALRTELELPGPYPEEAVRDAEAAVAALELPAVDLTDVEFLTVDPESSTDLDQALFIERAGDGYRVLYAIADVPAFVIPGGPLDAETRRRGQTFYAPDGRIPLHPEIISEQAGSLLAGQLCAAFVWDFELDHAANVVSVGLRRARMRSRAKLSYKGAQAEIDAGTASPVLQLLKEVGLKRVELERMRGGASLNMPEQEIVQLPDGGYRIAAAPQLPVEDWNAQISLMTGMAAAALMLEGKVGILRTMAAPDERSLNHFKLQTEALGRPWDGEITYGEFLRTLDPTDPRQLAILHSAGMLFRGASYTAFDGSVPEDARQAAIGAAYAHTTAPLRRLIDRFVLVICEALSNGRPVPDWAREALPSLPVIMAGSDQLASRMERMALDTVEAALLVNHVGQEFDAIVISGSKPRNGNDRNGNDSAGNGNGNGRNGNGKNGNGASGIIQIAEPAVTARCGGDLESGTKVRVRLISSDIASREVHFELVG from the coding sequence GTGTCACATCATCGCCTGGCTCCCAACGTCCACGAGCTGACAAACGCCCTCGCGGAGGCCCTGAGCGCGCTGCGGACCGAGCTGGAACTGCCTGGTCCCTACCCCGAGGAAGCAGTGCGGGACGCGGAGGCGGCCGTGGCTGCACTGGAGCTGCCGGCAGTTGACCTGACCGACGTGGAGTTCCTGACCGTTGATCCGGAGTCGTCCACGGACCTTGACCAGGCACTGTTCATCGAGCGCGCCGGTGATGGCTACCGGGTCCTGTACGCGATCGCTGACGTTCCTGCCTTTGTGATCCCGGGCGGCCCCCTGGATGCCGAGACCCGCCGCCGGGGGCAGACGTTCTATGCCCCGGACGGGCGGATTCCGCTGCACCCGGAGATCATCAGCGAACAGGCCGGCAGCCTCCTCGCGGGCCAGCTGTGTGCCGCCTTCGTATGGGACTTCGAGCTTGATCACGCAGCCAATGTCGTTTCGGTGGGTTTGCGCCGGGCCCGGATGCGCAGCCGCGCCAAACTCAGTTACAAGGGCGCCCAGGCGGAGATCGACGCCGGAACGGCCTCCCCCGTCCTGCAGCTCCTCAAGGAGGTGGGGCTCAAGCGGGTTGAGTTGGAGCGCATGCGCGGCGGAGCCAGCCTGAACATGCCCGAGCAGGAAATCGTGCAGTTGCCCGACGGCGGCTACCGGATTGCCGCGGCGCCGCAGCTTCCCGTGGAGGATTGGAACGCCCAGATTTCACTCATGACAGGAATGGCCGCCGCCGCTCTGATGCTGGAAGGGAAAGTGGGCATCCTGCGCACCATGGCGGCCCCGGATGAGCGCTCCCTGAACCATTTCAAACTCCAGACGGAAGCGCTGGGAAGGCCCTGGGACGGAGAAATCACGTACGGCGAATTCCTCCGTACCCTGGACCCCACCGATCCGCGGCAGCTCGCAATCCTGCACTCTGCGGGCATGCTCTTCCGCGGCGCGAGTTACACGGCGTTCGACGGCAGCGTCCCCGAAGACGCCAGGCAGGCCGCCATCGGAGCGGCGTATGCCCACACTACTGCTCCCCTGCGCCGGCTGATCGACCGCTTTGTCCTGGTGATCTGCGAAGCCCTGAGCAACGGCAGGCCTGTGCCGGACTGGGCCCGGGAGGCACTGCCGTCACTGCCGGTCATCATGGCCGGGTCCGACCAGCTGGCGTCGCGGATGGAGCGCATGGCGTTGGACACGGTGGAGGCCGCCCTGCTGGTCAACCACGTGGGCCAGGAATTCGATGCCATTGTGATCTCCGGGTCCAAGCCCCGCAACGGCAACGACCGCAACGGCAACGACTCCGCCGGAAACGGTAACGGTAACGGCCGCAACGGCAACGGAAAGAATGGGAACGGCGCCTCCGGAATCATCCAGATCGCCGAACCCGCAGTGACGGCGCGGTGCGGCGGCGACCTCGAATCGGGCACAAAAGTCAGGGTCCGGCTGATCTCCTCAGACATAGCCAGCAGGGAAGTCCACTTCGAACTGGTGGGCTAA
- a CDS encoding 4a-hydroxytetrahydrobiopterin dehydratase → MAGKEDLLTRAQVDEALTGLPDWRYCQGALVTVYKAPTAAAALELIAAVGRIAEEQNHHPDLDWRYNRVFIRFTSHDAGGDVTERDARAAAAVSSAAEDVGAEAEPALYRTVELAIDTVDATEISEVWRVALGYKKTPGNDLVDPYGRGPSVWFQETPTPNSSRIHVDVYRSKAESGPVLEKTAATGALMNRDYAPEWVVVTDRQGNRLCLCTEEGYQPDIPGQA, encoded by the coding sequence GTGGCCGGCAAGGAAGACTTACTCACCAGGGCGCAGGTTGATGAGGCCCTTACCGGGCTCCCGGATTGGCGTTACTGCCAGGGGGCACTGGTCACCGTCTACAAAGCGCCGACGGCGGCCGCCGCACTGGAGCTGATTGCCGCCGTCGGACGCATTGCCGAAGAGCAGAACCACCACCCGGACCTTGACTGGCGGTACAACCGGGTGTTCATCCGCTTCACGTCCCACGACGCCGGCGGAGACGTGACAGAGCGTGACGCCAGGGCTGCCGCGGCAGTGAGTTCCGCGGCTGAGGACGTGGGGGCAGAGGCGGAGCCGGCCCTCTACAGGACTGTAGAACTGGCGATCGACACCGTGGATGCAACAGAAATCTCAGAGGTGTGGCGGGTGGCCCTGGGCTATAAAAAGACCCCAGGAAACGATTTGGTGGATCCCTACGGGCGCGGGCCCAGTGTGTGGTTCCAGGAGACTCCCACGCCGAACAGCAGCCGGATCCATGTTGATGTCTACCGGAGCAAGGCCGAATCGGGACCCGTCCTGGAGAAAACCGCGGCCACCGGAGCCTTAATGAACCGTGACTACGCACCCGAATGGGTGGTAGTCACGGACAGGCAGGGAAACAGGCTGTGCCTGTGTACCGAGGAAGGCTACCAGCCCGACATCCCAGGCCAGGCCTGA
- a CDS encoding thiazole synthase yields the protein MTETSSISTLNHQPGRADRLIIDGVALGSRLIMGTGGAPSLDGLGAALLASGTELTTVAMRRYSPAESGSLFQLLVDHGIRVLPNTAGCFTARDAVMTAELAREALETDWVKLEVIADEQTLLPDAVELVDATEQLVNRGFKVFAYTNDDPVLALRLENLGATAVMPLGAPIGTGLGILNPHNIELIVSRASVPVVLDAGIGTASDAALAMELGCDAVLLATAVTRAQNPALMGEAFKHAVIAGRLAKAAGRIPRREHALASSAMEGRAEFL from the coding sequence ATGACAGAAACCAGCAGCATCAGCACGCTGAACCACCAACCAGGGCGCGCGGACAGACTGATCATTGACGGCGTCGCGCTGGGATCCCGCCTCATCATGGGAACCGGCGGCGCGCCCAGCCTGGACGGGCTGGGCGCTGCCCTGCTTGCGTCCGGGACCGAGCTGACCACCGTGGCGATGCGCCGCTATTCACCTGCCGAGTCGGGATCGCTGTTCCAGCTGCTGGTGGACCACGGCATCCGTGTCCTGCCCAACACGGCGGGCTGCTTCACCGCACGCGATGCCGTCATGACCGCCGAACTGGCCCGCGAAGCCCTGGAGACCGACTGGGTCAAGCTCGAAGTCATCGCCGACGAACAGACGCTCCTCCCTGATGCTGTTGAACTGGTGGACGCCACGGAGCAGCTCGTCAACCGCGGGTTTAAAGTGTTCGCGTACACCAACGACGACCCCGTCTTGGCCCTGCGCCTCGAGAACCTGGGAGCCACAGCCGTCATGCCGCTGGGAGCGCCGATCGGTACCGGCCTGGGGATCCTCAATCCGCACAACATTGAGCTGATCGTTTCCCGCGCTTCGGTTCCTGTGGTTCTCGACGCCGGCATCGGCACCGCTTCTGACGCGGCGCTCGCGATGGAGCTGGGCTGTGACGCCGTGCTTCTGGCCACCGCCGTGACCCGGGCGCAGAACCCGGCGCTGATGGGGGAGGCCTTCAAACACGCCGTTATCGCAGGTAGGCTGGCCAAAGCGGCCGGCAGGATTCCGCGCCGTGAGCACGCCCTGGCGTCGTCGGCCATGGAAGGCCGGGCGGAGTTCCTCTAG
- the thiS gene encoding sulfur carrier protein ThiS, translated as MNITLNGLQHAVSDGASITTLVSQITGRPLAADGQATDGKKLGVAVAHNSEVVPRSQWYVTALADGDDVELVTAVQGG; from the coding sequence ATGAACATCACCCTCAACGGCTTGCAGCACGCCGTGTCCGACGGCGCATCCATCACCACCCTTGTCAGCCAAATCACCGGCCGGCCGCTGGCGGCCGACGGCCAGGCGACGGACGGTAAGAAGCTCGGCGTGGCCGTGGCGCACAATTCAGAAGTAGTACCCCGAAGCCAGTGGTACGTCACGGCGCTCGCCGACGGTGATGACGTGGAACTGGTCACAGCAGTCCAGGGAGGCTGA
- a CDS encoding thiamine phosphate synthase: MNTALSNSTASNSTAISSAPGTAPAADTAGGFSSARLYLCTDARRDKGDFADFVDAAFSGGVDIIQLRDKSIEAAEELELLEVLKAAARRHGRLWAVNDRADVALLSEAPVFHIGQKDLPLASARLLLGDRVIGLSTHSTGQIDAAISAGAAAAGTGKETAVQQAGTEAPFAAGLDYFCVGPVWATPTKPGRAAVGLDLVSYAARAVSDAGSVPGARPVPWFAIGGIDLGNVEQVVQAGASRVVVVRAITDAPDPAEAAGALVRALDAGVS; the protein is encoded by the coding sequence ATGAATACCGCCCTTTCCAACAGCACTGCCTCCAACAGCACGGCAATTTCCAGCGCACCAGGCACCGCACCCGCCGCAGACACCGCCGGCGGCTTCAGCAGCGCGCGGCTGTACCTGTGCACGGACGCACGCCGGGACAAGGGCGATTTCGCCGATTTTGTGGATGCGGCGTTTTCCGGCGGCGTTGACATCATCCAGCTTCGAGACAAGTCCATCGAGGCGGCGGAGGAACTGGAACTCCTGGAGGTGCTGAAGGCGGCGGCCCGCCGCCACGGCCGGCTCTGGGCAGTCAACGACCGTGCGGACGTCGCCCTGCTGTCCGAAGCCCCCGTTTTCCACATCGGGCAGAAGGACCTCCCGCTGGCATCAGCGCGCCTGCTCCTCGGGGACCGGGTCATCGGACTGTCCACCCACAGCACCGGGCAGATTGACGCCGCCATCAGCGCTGGCGCCGCCGCCGCGGGCACAGGCAAAGAGACGGCAGTCCAGCAGGCAGGCACCGAAGCCCCCTTTGCGGCGGGGCTGGATTATTTCTGCGTAGGACCCGTCTGGGCCACTCCCACCAAACCCGGCAGGGCCGCCGTCGGCCTTGACCTTGTGTCTTACGCAGCGCGTGCCGTCAGCGACGCCGGCTCCGTCCCTGGTGCCCGGCCGGTGCCCTGGTTCGCCATTGGCGGCATTGACCTTGGCAATGTTGAACAGGTTGTCCAGGCCGGCGCCAGCAGGGTGGTGGTGGTCCGCGCCATCACCGATGCCCCGGACCCGGCTGAGGCTGCGGGTGCCCTGGTTCGCGCCTTGGATGCAGGGGTGTCCTGA
- the moeB gene encoding molybdopterin-synthase adenylyltransferase MoeB, translated as MASTFTANAPSVSLEPLVEPAGDLTPAEVERYSRHLIIPEIGALGQRRLKNAKVLVIGAGGLGSPALLYLAAAGVGTLGIIDDDAVDLSNLQRQVIHGVADVGRPKIESARDAIAALNPLVDVRLHHVRLDETNALEIFAEYDLILDGADNFSTRYLVNDAAAILGKPYVWGSIFRFDGQVSVFWEKHGPTYRDLYPEAPPAGSVPSCGEGGVFGMLCAAVGSLMVTEAVKLITGVGRSLLGRVALFDALGGSWREIRVSKDPAAPPITELTDYDAFCGIEPAHQADIEHTVTATQLATMLASRKAGLKDFDLVDVRESGEHDIVRIEGSVLIPQGRILAGEAWSELPQDKDIVFHCKAGTRSATVLEAARKAGYQRVSHLDGGILAWVRDVEPQKPVY; from the coding sequence ATGGCTTCGACATTCACGGCAAATGCTCCGTCTGTTTCGCTGGAACCCTTGGTGGAGCCAGCTGGCGATTTGACTCCGGCGGAGGTTGAGCGCTATTCACGGCACCTCATCATTCCCGAGATTGGCGCCCTGGGTCAGCGCCGGCTCAAGAACGCCAAGGTATTGGTGATAGGCGCCGGAGGGCTGGGATCACCGGCCCTGTTGTACCTTGCGGCTGCGGGAGTTGGCACCCTGGGCATCATTGACGATGACGCAGTGGACCTCAGCAACCTGCAGCGGCAGGTGATCCATGGCGTCGCGGATGTGGGACGGCCAAAGATTGAGTCCGCCCGTGATGCGATCGCCGCGCTCAATCCACTAGTGGACGTCAGGCTGCACCATGTCAGGCTGGATGAGACAAACGCCCTTGAAATTTTCGCAGAGTACGATCTCATCCTTGATGGCGCGGACAACTTCTCTACGCGCTACCTTGTCAACGACGCCGCCGCGATCCTGGGCAAGCCGTATGTCTGGGGCTCCATTTTCCGCTTCGACGGCCAGGTCAGCGTCTTCTGGGAGAAGCATGGACCCACCTACCGCGATCTTTACCCGGAGGCTCCGCCGGCCGGGTCGGTGCCTTCCTGCGGCGAAGGCGGGGTGTTTGGGATGCTCTGCGCAGCGGTTGGTTCCCTGATGGTGACCGAAGCAGTGAAGCTGATCACCGGCGTCGGGCGTTCGCTCCTGGGCCGTGTGGCCCTGTTTGATGCCCTGGGCGGCAGCTGGCGCGAGATCAGGGTGTCGAAGGATCCGGCGGCGCCGCCCATCACCGAGCTCACCGACTATGACGCTTTCTGCGGCATCGAGCCCGCGCATCAGGCTGACATCGAACACACGGTGACCGCAACCCAGTTGGCCACCATGCTGGCGTCCCGGAAGGCCGGGCTGAAGGATTTCGACCTCGTGGACGTCCGGGAATCAGGTGAGCATGACATTGTCAGGATTGAGGGATCGGTGCTGATTCCGCAGGGTCGGATCCTGGCGGGGGAGGCGTGGTCCGAGCTTCCCCAGGACAAGGACATCGTGTTCCACTGCAAAGCCGGAACCCGGTCAGCCACTGTCCTTGAAGCGGCCCGGAAGGCCGGCTACCAGCGGGTCAGCCACCTCGACGGCGGGATCCTCGCCTGGGTCCGGGACGTGGAGCCGCAGAAACCCGTCTACTGA
- a CDS encoding DEAD/DEAH box helicase — protein MSELHTHQLLIDDSGLEILEPEETIISDEKPHEIEEKSFADYNVRADIVESLADAGITHPFPIQAMTLPVALSGHDIIGQAKTGTGKTLGFGIPALQRVVGPDDAGFDKLAVPGAPQALVIVPTRELAVQVANDLQNASRKRNARITTIYGGRAYEPQVEALQKGVEIVVGTPGRLIDLYKQKHLSLKNVKIVILDEADEMLDLGFLPDVETLIAGTPPVRQTLLFSATMPGPVIAMARRYMTQPTHIRAADPDDEGLTKRDIRQLIYRAHSMDKIEVVARILQARGRGRTIIFTKTKRTAAKVAEELVDRGFAAAAIHGDLGQGAREQALRAFRNNKVDVLVATDVAARGIDVDDVTHVINYQCVEDEKIYLHRVGRTGRAGNKGTAVTFVDWDDMPRWGLINKALGLSVPEPVETYSSSPHLFEDLDIPEGTKGRLPRNKRTLAGVDAEVLEDLGETGKKNSRSSGRDSGRDTARDGARDSAKDSSRDRTRSSSRRSGTETAGRSGERRRRTSDAATAGTGPAAEPAASAPADGDQSRTRRSRTRTRRRNGEVVAGGDTAAGSTEA, from the coding sequence GTGAGTGAATTGCATACCCACCAGCTTCTGATCGACGATTCCGGCCTTGAGATTCTTGAGCCTGAAGAAACCATCATCTCCGATGAGAAGCCGCACGAAATCGAGGAGAAATCCTTCGCGGACTACAACGTCCGGGCGGATATCGTCGAGTCCCTGGCCGATGCCGGGATCACCCATCCGTTCCCCATCCAGGCCATGACACTTCCGGTTGCCCTCTCAGGCCACGACATCATCGGCCAGGCCAAGACAGGCACCGGCAAAACGCTGGGCTTCGGCATCCCCGCGCTGCAGCGCGTGGTGGGACCGGACGACGCCGGATTCGACAAGCTCGCCGTACCCGGCGCGCCGCAGGCCCTGGTCATCGTGCCCACCCGTGAGCTGGCCGTCCAGGTAGCCAATGACCTGCAGAATGCCTCGCGCAAGCGCAACGCCCGCATCACCACCATCTACGGCGGCCGCGCCTACGAGCCCCAGGTGGAAGCCCTCCAGAAGGGCGTTGAGATCGTGGTGGGAACTCCCGGCCGGCTCATCGACCTCTACAAGCAAAAGCACCTCAGCCTGAAGAACGTGAAAATAGTCATTCTTGACGAGGCCGACGAGATGCTTGACCTTGGCTTCCTCCCGGACGTGGAAACCCTCATCGCGGGCACCCCGCCGGTCCGCCAGACGCTCCTCTTCTCGGCCACCATGCCAGGCCCGGTCATCGCCATGGCACGCCGCTACATGACGCAGCCCACGCACATCCGCGCCGCCGATCCTGACGACGAGGGCCTCACCAAGCGCGACATCCGCCAGCTCATCTACCGTGCCCACAGCATGGACAAGATCGAAGTGGTTGCCCGCATCCTGCAGGCACGCGGCCGCGGCCGGACCATCATCTTCACCAAGACCAAACGCACGGCCGCCAAGGTTGCTGAGGAACTCGTGGACCGTGGCTTCGCCGCCGCCGCCATCCACGGGGATCTGGGCCAGGGCGCCCGCGAGCAGGCCCTCCGCGCCTTCCGTAACAACAAGGTGGATGTCCTGGTGGCCACTGACGTTGCCGCCCGCGGCATCGACGTGGACGACGTCACCCACGTCATCAACTACCAGTGCGTCGAAGACGAGAAGATCTACCTGCACCGCGTCGGCCGGACCGGACGTGCCGGAAACAAGGGCACCGCCGTCACCTTTGTGGACTGGGACGACATGCCCCGCTGGGGCCTGATCAACAAGGCCCTGGGCCTGAGCGTGCCGGAGCCGGTGGAAACCTACTCCTCCTCGCCGCACCTGTTTGAGGATCTGGACATCCCCGAAGGCACCAAGGGCCGGCTTCCCCGCAACAAGCGCACGCTGGCCGGCGTTGACGCCGAAGTCCTTGAGGACCTCGGCGAAACCGGCAAAAAGAACTCCCGCAGCAGCGGACGGGACAGTGGACGTGACACTGCTCGGGACGGTGCCCGGGACAGCGCGAAAGACAGCAGTCGCGACCGCACGCGGTCATCCAGCCGCCGCAGCGGAACTGAAACAGCCGGCCGCTCAGGTGAGCGCCGCCGTCGTACGTCAGATGCAGCGACAGCCGGCACGGGTCCCGCCGCGGAACCGGC